One region of Bacillota bacterium genomic DNA includes:
- a CDS encoding PDZ domain-containing protein — protein MPVSDLLRLIGTTLAQMLQSPTTLLLLSIVVWFVYMQAARAAAMEQYMFGVVRTSTGRQTLNALGMGALGGALATALFVGLGIAFDANFLMMWPVLFLVALLLAMVQPRFLCFAYAGGLVSLAAIVFRIPGVDVPAVMALVATLHLVEAALVWLTGALNPTPLYIKQPDGRVVGGFALQKVWPLPFIAVVGLAVAEEMLVGGTGVAMPDWWPLFDPSLQVPPGYQMVFQLLPVVAGLGYGDFTVTRDPRVKARDSAGGLVVFSAVLMLLALGARRYPLLAWVAAIFSPVGHDLLIQWGRWREQGEPVFVSRDGVMVLDVLPDSPAERMGLRTGDVILSFNDQPVPDRQALQAAMEPWAYDIELEVESRLPAGAARQRRRLRYPGRVPPLGIVPAPEADEPRYVTLQFTSPLQRIWRSLRRRGAHRTIA, from the coding sequence ATGCCCGTATCCGACCTGCTGCGCCTCATCGGAACGACCCTCGCCCAGATGCTGCAGTCGCCCACGACGTTGCTTCTGCTCTCCATCGTGGTCTGGTTCGTCTACATGCAGGCTGCCAGGGCCGCCGCGATGGAACAGTACATGTTTGGAGTGGTGCGCACCTCGACGGGCCGGCAGACGTTGAACGCGCTGGGCATGGGAGCGCTCGGCGGGGCGCTGGCCACGGCGCTTTTCGTGGGGCTTGGCATCGCTTTTGACGCAAACTTTCTGATGATGTGGCCGGTGCTTTTCTTGGTCGCGCTGCTCCTGGCCATGGTCCAGCCTCGCTTTCTGTGTTTTGCGTACGCCGGCGGGCTCGTGTCGCTGGCGGCGATCGTCTTCCGCATTCCGGGCGTGGACGTCCCGGCGGTGATGGCGCTGGTGGCGACGCTGCACCTGGTGGAGGCGGCGCTCGTCTGGCTGACGGGCGCCCTGAACCCGACGCCCCTTTACATCAAGCAGCCGGATGGCCGGGTGGTGGGCGGGTTCGCCCTGCAGAAGGTCTGGCCGCTCCCCTTCATCGCCGTGGTGGGGCTGGCTGTGGCCGAGGAGATGCTGGTGGGCGGCACCGGCGTCGCGATGCCCGACTGGTGGCCGCTGTTCGATCCGTCGCTTCAAGTGCCGCCGGGCTATCAGATGGTCTTCCAGCTTCTGCCTGTCGTGGCCGGCCTCGGGTACGGGGACTTCACCGTGACGCGCGACCCGCGGGTAAAGGCGCGGGATTCGGCAGGCGGGCTGGTGGTGTTCAGCGCCGTGCTCATGCTGCTGGCGCTCGGGGCGCGCCGCTATCCCCTGCTGGCCTGGGTGGCCGCCATCTTTTCGCCGGTGGGACACGACCTGCTGATTCAGTGGGGCCGGTGGCGGGAGCAGGGCGAACCCGTCTTCGTGAGCCGGGACGGGGTCATGGTGCTGGACGTGCTGCCCGATTCCCCCGCCGAACGCATGGGCCTGCGAACGGGCGACGTGATCCTGTCGTTCAACGACCAGCCGGTGCCGGACCGGCAGGCGCTGCAGGCGGCCATGGAGCCCTGGGCTTACGATATCGAACTCGAAGTGGAAAGCCGCCTGCCGGCCGGGGCGGCGCGCCAGCGGCGGCGGCTTCGCTACCCTGGGAGGGTACCGCCGCTCGGGATCGTGCCCGCGCCTGAAGCCGACGAGCCCCGCTACGTCACCCTGCAGTTCACGAGTCCGCTGCAGCGAATCTGGCGCAGCCTCCGGCGGCGGGGGGCGCACCGCACCATCGCATGA